Genomic segment of Synechococcus sp. A18-25c:
CAACAGCATGGGGATCGCCGGGCAGCAGCGCAACAATGGCCAGCTCGCGGTCGTCATAAGCCTCCTTGGATTTCACCACGAATGAGGCTGCGTCCGTGGCGCTCCACAAGGGAGCCCCACCGCGGCGTTCGTCGCGATACATCTCAAAAACAGTCGCGAACTCCTCGCCGATGTCCGGATCCTTGCGCATGGTGTCCACGGCAGCGTCATCGCTGCTGGATTCCACCAATTTGAAGAGTTGCCGCATCAAGGGGTGATCAATGGTCGTGGAGACCCGCACCACATTGCCGACGCTGCCGACCCCAGTGACATGAAAGGATCGCCGCTCGGTGCGAGCATCGATTACGGCGACGGGCAGATTCAAGTCCCACTGTGGGCGATTGGCCACGTCGCAAGCGAGTTGCTGGAGCGCTTCAGCGTGGTCTTCGCAAAGCTGCTGGACCTGTTGTCTCTGGTCCATGGCCTGTCACTGATGCGGATGGGCAGCGAGCTCAATCGCTCGGCTTCCAGGGAAGCAGAACTCCAAATAAAGGCCTGCAGCGTCTCGCTTGCGACCTTCCTTAATCAGGAACGACACACGGTCTCTCCACCAGGTCGACACCACAGGATCGATTTCATTCGATAGCGGTCCATTCCATGACTTCTTCATGGGGGCGTTGCGTCTTTCGAACGTTAGGAGCAGTGGAAAGGAGCGTCACGGCATCGTCGCGATGGATTGTTGAGGATTGAAGACGCGAGGCGCTCAATGGGCCATCTGATTGAGGAAGCGCCGGCTGCGTTCTTCCTTGGCTTGCGTGAAAAAGCTGTTGGCATCGCTGAGCTCGACTACACGGCCGGCATCCATGAACAACACCCGGTCGGCCACCTCACGGGCGAACCCCAATTCATGGGTCACGATCACCATCGTCATGCCATCGGATGCCAGCTGGCGCATCGCATCCAGCACTTCTTTGACGCGTTCCGGGTCGAGGGCGCTGGTCGGCTCATCAAACAGCATCAGCTCAGGGTCCATCGCTAGGGCTCTAGCGATCGCCACCCGTTGTTGTTGGCCACCACTGAGTTGCGCAGGGTATTTGTACGCCTGATCTGCAATTCCCATCTGCGCCAGCAGGCCATGAGCGCGCTCTTCGGCAGCGATTCGGGGCACCTGGTTCACCCGTCTTGGCGCGAGGGTGATGTTGTCGAGGATCGTCAGATGTGGGAAGAGATTGAACTGCTGAAACACCATGCCAACGCGCCGCCGGATGCGCCGGATCTGGCGTTCATCGTGCTCCGCATCCAGGCTCAGCCCTACCACCTCCAACTGTCCACCATCGATCGCCTCCAGACCGTTGAAGGTGCGGATCAAGGTGCTTTTGCCGGAACCCGATGGCCCCATCACCACCAGCACTTCGCCGTGCTCCACCTCAAGGGTCACGGCATCCAGGGCGCGTTGCCCGTGCTGGAAGCTCTTGGTGATGGAATCGGCGCGAACGGCGACAGTCATGAATGCTCGGCTGGGGTGGAGGGTGAGGCGGTCTTGACTTCCAGTTGTCTGGCCAGCAAGGCCATCACGCTGCAGATCAACCAATAGAGGCCGCCCAGCCAGACGTAAGTCTCCAAATACCGGCCGATGTATTCAGGGTTGGCCATCAAGCTGCGGCTGATGCCCAGCAGCTCGACGAGGCCCAGAATCGCCATCAGGCTGGTGTTTTGCAGCAGGCCGATGGCCTGGTTGGTCAGGGCAGGCACAGCGATGCGCAAGGCCTGGGGTAGCACCACCAATCGCTGGGTTTGCCATGGACTTAGGCCTAAGGCCTGTGCGGCTTCGGTCTGGGTGTGAGGAATGGCCTGGAGACCACCGCGCACGTCTTCTGCCACGTAGGCAGCTGCGAACAGGGCAAAAGCGATCACGGCACGCAGCACCCGGTTGATTTCGATCTCCACGGGTAAGAAGAGCGGCAACAGCAGCTGACCAAAGAACAGAACGGCAATCAATGGCACAGCCCGCAGGCCATCGATGTAAAGGCGGCTGAGTACACGGGGCAGTGCCAGATGACTGCGGCGTCCCAAGGCCAGAAGAATGCCCAGAGGAACTGCAACCAGACCGCTGGCACCGGTCAGCATCAGGGTGAGTGTGAGCCCTCCCCAGTCCCGAGAACTCACAGGCGGTAGGCCGAATCCACCTGAGAGCAGCAGCCAGCCGATCGGCAGCATCGCCAGCCATCCCAATGACAAGGTTTGGCCGCTGAACTTCCAGGGGGAATGAGCAACTGGTTGCAGCAGCGTGGCAACGGTGATCGCCCCAAGCAGCAGAAGCCAGAGCATGGGGCGCCAGCGCTGCTCAGCTGGGTAGCTGCCCACCGCAAAAAGGGGCAGGTTCTCGCTCACCACTGACCAGTCAGCGGCAGTGAACAGCCAGGCTCCTGTGGACCAGACCACCCAGGCAATCAGAACCAGGATCACCAAGCTGAGGGCTGTTTCCAGCGGATGACTCCTGGGTTGCCACAGGCGCCGGCGTCTGGCGTTTCGGCGTTGCGCCATCAGCTGCCGGATTGTTCAGCCGGAGCGCGGAACAAGTTCAGCGCAGATAGAAATAAGGCTGCACCAAAGAGGGTCCCGAGGGCCCACAGGCTGTCGGAAGGCCATTCCACGACCAGCAACACTCCGAACAGTGCCGTGAGGATTCCATCTACCACGATCAGTCCGGAAGCAGGGCCGGACGCCGTGGCTCCGGAGGCTAGTTCCATCACGCCTTCCACCAGCAGCAGCACCCCTGCGAACAGTGTGAGGCTGATTTCGCTATCGATCGGGTCGATCAGGATGAAGATCGAACCACCGATGTACAGCAGCGCAGACAGCACGCGGAACAGCTTTTCTTGAGCACCGTTGACGTCGCCGAGCCTCAGCAGCTGGCCCATGCCTGCTGCGAAAGCGATGCCGCCGATTCCGATCGTCAGCAGCGTGGCTGAGGCAAAGGGCAGCAGCAGTGCGGCCACTGCGGCGACGAGCAGCAGCACCGCTGCGATGCGTCGAGAGTTCATGGAGAGCGGGAAGGTGCGCGGATGTTACGTCCGTTGGCCTGGAACCATCACGATTCGGTTGAGGATCTGCATGCCTGCGTTGATCAGCAGGTTCAGCATCAGAAAACTGAGCAGCAGGATCAAAAAACCTTCGATGGCTCTCCCCGTCTGGGTGATGGCGGTGTCGCTGACGGCATACAGATCGGCATATCCCACCGCGATGGCCAGGGTGCTGTTCTTGGCGAGATTCAGATACTGACTGCCCAGGGCCGGAAGGATGGCCGGTAAGGCCTGGGGCAGCACCACCTTGCGCATGCCCACGCTCTCGCTCAGGCCCAGGCAGCGGAAGGCTTCCCATTGACCCGTCGGAACCGCATCCAGACCACCACGCACGATTTCGGCGATGGCCGACCCAGTGAATACGCTCAAACCAACGAGCACGGCGGCGAATTCCACGCTCAGGTTGAGCCCAAGGATGCCAATGCCCTGATTCGACAGACGGATCAGGGCTCCAAGGGGGGCCAGAGGTTCTGAGGGAAGGCCCAGGAAGGCCACGAAATACCAGAAGAGCAGCTGCAGCAACAGTGGGATCTGGCGGATCACACCCACATAGACCGCCGCGAGCCTGCGCAACAGTGGATGAAGGCTGCGCCGTGCTGCACCAGCGCTGACCCCTAGGACGGTGGCCAGCACCATGCTGCAGGCGATGACACGCAGGCTGTTCAGCCAGCCCATCACCAGAGCCCAGGCGGTGCTGTCGCCGGGTTGATAGGGCAGTGGGTGTTCGCCCAAAGCGAACCCTGCCGGGCGCCAGAGCCAGCGAAAACTGAGGCCGAGCCCTGTCCTAATCAGATTCACCGACAGGTTGTTCACCAGGATTCCCACTACGGTGAGCACCGCGATTGTCAGCAGAATCTGGAACCAGGTGGAGCGACGCAGCTTCATTGGAAGGGAGGGGCTGTCAACACACCGCCCTGGCTGGACAAATTGTTGAGACCGCGCGGAATCGGCACCACACTGTCGGGGCCGAGATGTCGGTTGTAGATCTCCCCGTAATTCCCTGTGCTGCGGATCACTTCCACCATGAAGTCGTCGGGGAGGCCGAGCTTGCTGCCCAGATTCCCTTCCACCCCGAGGAAACGCCTGACTCGGGTGAGATCAGGATTGTTGGTGGCCTCCTCCCGCTTCGCGTCCACATTGGCCTGAGTAATTTCCATCTCCTCCGCCGTGATCAGGCCAAACACCACCCAGCGCATGGCATCGGCAAGGCGTTGATCGCCTCCGGATGAGCAAGGAGCCAGGGGCTCCTTGCTCAGCACGTCGGGAAGAATCACATGATCGTCGGGACGTTCGAAGCCGGAGCGGGCCGAAGCCAGCTGGGATCGATCCGAGGTGAACGCGCGGCATCGACCCTGCAGGTAGCCCGCCACGACCTGATTCAGGTCTTGATATTTGATCGGGGTGTAAGGCAGTCCCCGCGCTTGAAAGGCATCGTTGAGGTTCTGCTCAGTGGTGGTGCCGGAGCCCACACAAATGGTCTGTCCACCCAGATCCTCAAGGCTGCGGATGCCGCTGTCGCGACGAACCAGGAGCCCCTGGCCGTCATGGAACACCACCGGAGCGAAGCTGACGCCATTGCCACCGGCCGCATCACGGCTGAGGTTGAAGGTGGTGTTGCGCGACAACAGATCGATTTCTCCGGTGCGCAGGGCGGTGAAGCGTTCCGGTGCCGTCAGCGGCCGGTACTGAACCTTGTCACCATCGCCGACGAACGCGGCAGCGAAGGCCTTGCACAGATCCACATCGAGCCCGGCGTAGCGTCCATCGCGTTGCAAAAAGCTGAATCCTGGGATCTTGCCGCTAATGCCGCAGCGCAGTTCTCCACGGTTGCGGATCTGGTCGAGACGTGAGGCGCCGCCTTCCCCAAGCGTCGCGCAACCACCGAGGGCGAGCACCGCGCTCAGCAGAGAGATCACCGGTCGTCGCGCTGTCATGACAGTGAACATCGAGCCGCAATCCTGTCAGAGCTTCGGACGGGTTGATGTCACTTTCTGCCGACGTTCTCGAAACTCTCTAAGTTCAGCTCATTGTTAATCAGTCGCACCGTAATGTTCCATCGCCTGCTGGGATCCATCCCCGCATTGGTGATGGCGATGGTGAGCATCTCAGCGCCTGTGTCTGCTTGGCAGGTGAGTGATCGCGAGGCTTACAACAACA
This window contains:
- a CDS encoding amino acid ABC transporter ATP-binding protein, which codes for MTVAVRADSITKSFQHGQRALDAVTLEVEHGEVLVVMGPSGSGKSTLIRTFNGLEAIDGGQLEVVGLSLDAEHDERQIRRIRRRVGMVFQQFNLFPHLTILDNITLAPRRVNQVPRIAAEERAHGLLAQMGIADQAYKYPAQLSGGQQQRVAIARALAMDPELMLFDEPTSALDPERVKEVLDAMRQLASDGMTMVIVTHELGFAREVADRVLFMDAGRVVELSDANSFFTQAKEERSRRFLNQMAH
- a CDS encoding amino acid ABC transporter permease → MAQRRNARRRRLWQPRSHPLETALSLVILVLIAWVVWSTGAWLFTAADWSVVSENLPLFAVGSYPAEQRWRPMLWLLLLGAITVATLLQPVAHSPWKFSGQTLSLGWLAMLPIGWLLLSGGFGLPPVSSRDWGGLTLTLMLTGASGLVAVPLGILLALGRRSHLALPRVLSRLYIDGLRAVPLIAVLFFGQLLLPLFLPVEIEINRVLRAVIAFALFAAAYVAEDVRGGLQAIPHTQTEAAQALGLSPWQTQRLVVLPQALRIAVPALTNQAIGLLQNTSLMAILGLVELLGISRSLMANPEYIGRYLETYVWLGGLYWLICSVMALLARQLEVKTASPSTPAEHS
- a CDS encoding HdeD family acid-resistance protein yields the protein MNSRRIAAVLLLVAAVAALLLPFASATLLTIGIGGIAFAAGMGQLLRLGDVNGAQEKLFRVLSALLYIGGSIFILIDPIDSEISLTLFAGVLLLVEGVMELASGATASGPASGLIVVDGILTALFGVLLVVEWPSDSLWALGTLFGAALFLSALNLFRAPAEQSGS
- a CDS encoding ABC transporter permease subunit (The N-terminal region of this protein, as described by TIGR01726, is a three transmembrane segment that identifies a subfamily of ABC transporter permease subunits, which specificities that include histidine, arginine, glutamine, glutamate, L-cystine (sic), the opines (in Agrobacterium) octopine and nopaline, etc.), producing MKLRRSTWFQILLTIAVLTVVGILVNNLSVNLIRTGLGLSFRWLWRPAGFALGEHPLPYQPGDSTAWALVMGWLNSLRVIACSMVLATVLGVSAGAARRSLHPLLRRLAAVYVGVIRQIPLLLQLLFWYFVAFLGLPSEPLAPLGALIRLSNQGIGILGLNLSVEFAAVLVGLSVFTGSAIAEIVRGGLDAVPTGQWEAFRCLGLSESVGMRKVVLPQALPAILPALGSQYLNLAKNSTLAIAVGYADLYAVSDTAITQTGRAIEGFLILLLSFLMLNLLINAGMQILNRIVMVPGQRT
- a CDS encoding amino acid ABC transporter substrate-binding protein — encoded protein: MTARRPVISLLSAVLALGGCATLGEGGASRLDQIRNRGELRCGISGKIPGFSFLQRDGRYAGLDVDLCKAFAAAFVGDGDKVQYRPLTAPERFTALRTGEIDLLSRNTTFNLSRDAAGGNGVSFAPVVFHDGQGLLVRRDSGIRSLEDLGGQTICVGSGTTTEQNLNDAFQARGLPYTPIKYQDLNQVVAGYLQGRCRAFTSDRSQLASARSGFERPDDHVILPDVLSKEPLAPCSSGGDQRLADAMRWVVFGLITAEEMEITQANVDAKREEATNNPDLTRVRRFLGVEGNLGSKLGLPDDFMVEVIRSTGNYGEIYNRHLGPDSVVPIPRGLNNLSSQGGVLTAPPFQ